One genomic segment of Desulfomicrobium sp. ZS1 includes these proteins:
- a CDS encoding pseudouridine synthase — protein sequence MLGTEIVEIPVLYRDEHLVAVHKPAGLLVHRNAHAGREPFLLQILRDQLGQRLYPVHRLDRPTSGLMIMALSPQAAHALALQFANQEVGKTYLAVTRGFAPPQGLIVDPLKSESGSLQEAQTEFTRLATAEIPHPVGPNPTARYSLVRACPRTGRTHQIRRHFAHIRHPLIGDVLRGDGRQNRFFRDHFGLHRLLLASVELTFHHPEDNSPMTLTCPPAKELLDLFDQLGWSAAIDAFKVQINSR from the coding sequence ATGCTAGGCACTGAGATTGTTGAAATTCCGGTGCTGTACCGGGATGAACACCTCGTTGCGGTGCACAAACCCGCCGGACTGCTTGTGCACCGCAACGCCCATGCCGGGCGCGAACCCTTTCTGCTGCAGATCCTGCGCGACCAACTCGGCCAGCGCCTCTACCCGGTGCACCGCCTGGACCGCCCCACTTCCGGCCTCATGATCATGGCCCTATCGCCGCAGGCCGCGCACGCGCTGGCCCTCCAGTTCGCGAACCAGGAAGTCGGTAAAACCTATCTTGCCGTGACGCGGGGCTTCGCTCCTCCCCAAGGTCTCATCGTTGATCCGCTCAAATCCGAGTCCGGCAGCCTTCAGGAGGCCCAAACCGAATTCACGCGCCTGGCCACGGCGGAAATCCCGCACCCGGTCGGTCCAAACCCCACCGCCCGCTACAGCCTGGTCCGGGCTTGCCCCAGAACCGGCCGCACCCATCAGATCCGCCGCCATTTCGCCCACATCCGCCACCCGCTCATCGGCGACGTGCTGCGTGGGGACGGTCGGCAGAACCGCTTCTTCCGCGACCATTTCGGCCTGCACCGTCTGCTGCTGGCCAGCGTGGAGCTCACCTTCCACCACCCCGAAGACAACAGTCCAATGACCTTGACCTGCCCACCTGCCAAAGAACTCCTCGATCTTTTCGACCAACTGGGCTGGAGCGCCGCCATCGACGCTTTCAAAGTCCAAATCAACTCACGCTGA